A single region of the Saprospiraceae bacterium genome encodes:
- a CDS encoding AAA family ATPase, which yields MDNDSIKALKEALELSPNNIPLRLHLARSLMGLLQFEEAEQEYKRILSQDADQVKAKVGLANVYFKKEQYTTAVVILEEVIAQAPEESYQVLYCKALLRSGSKKEAGEVYRDLVQFNPGLKDDELDQHFRTYHFDMGGHMEEDDFYDEDAFQSTRPEINFNHVGGMQRVKEEIELKIIKPLEHQELYAAYGKKIGGGILLYGPPGCGKTHLARATAGEIEASFINVGISDVLEMWIGSSEKNLHEIFEVARSQTPCVLFFDEVDALGASRSDMRQSAGRQLINQFLSELDGVEADNEGLLIIGATNAPWHMDPAFRRPGRFDRIIFVEPPDQAGREAILQIMLVGKPLGSLDLAAVAKKTEGFSGADLQAVVDICVEEKLKAAFTTGIPAPIQTKDLINASKLHKPTTREWFNTARNYALYANESGLYDDILAYLKIKK from the coding sequence ATGGATAATGATAGCATAAAAGCACTGAAGGAGGCCCTCGAACTTTCGCCTAACAATATTCCTTTGCGATTGCACCTGGCAAGGTCGCTAATGGGGCTGTTGCAATTTGAAGAAGCAGAGCAAGAATATAAACGCATTCTTAGTCAGGATGCCGACCAGGTAAAGGCTAAGGTTGGCTTGGCAAATGTCTATTTTAAGAAAGAACAGTATACCACTGCTGTTGTTATTTTGGAAGAGGTGATAGCTCAAGCACCAGAGGAAAGTTACCAGGTTTTGTATTGCAAAGCACTATTGCGATCTGGCAGTAAGAAAGAAGCAGGCGAAGTATATCGAGATTTGGTTCAATTCAATCCCGGACTCAAGGATGATGAACTGGATCAGCACTTCCGAACCTATCATTTTGATATGGGTGGTCATATGGAGGAGGATGACTTTTATGATGAGGATGCTTTTCAAAGTACCCGACCAGAGATCAACTTCAACCACGTAGGTGGTATGCAGCGGGTAAAAGAAGAGATAGAACTTAAGATCATCAAACCGTTAGAACACCAGGAATTATATGCTGCCTATGGCAAAAAAATAGGGGGTGGCATTTTATTGTATGGCCCTCCTGGTTGTGGCAAGACCCACCTGGCCAGAGCAACAGCGGGCGAGATAGAAGCCTCCTTTATCAATGTAGGGATTAGCGATGTGTTGGAGATGTGGATTGGGAGCAGCGAAAAGAATTTGCACGAAATTTTTGAGGTAGCGCGTAGCCAAACGCCCTGTGTTTTGTTCTTTGATGAAGTAGATGCCTTGGGCGCTAGCCGCTCCGATATGCGACAATCAGCAGGTCGTCAATTGATCAATCAATTCTTGTCGGAACTAGATGGCGTAGAAGCGGATAATGAAGGCTTGCTCATCATTGGTGCCACCAATGCACCTTGGCACATGGACCCGGCCTTTCGACGCCCTGGTCGTTTTGATCGCATCATATTTGTGGAACCGCCCGATCAAGCTGGTCGGGAAGCGATCCTCCAGATTATGTTGGTCGGAAAGCCACTCGGCAGCCTGGATTTGGCAGCGGTGGCAAAAAAAACCGAAGGCTTTTCAGGAGCGGATTTGCAAGCGGTGGTAGACATTTGTGTTGAGGAAAAACTCAAAGCGGCATTCACAACAGGCATTCCTGCGCCCATTCAAACTAAAGATTTGATCAACGCAAGCAAACTGCACAAACCGACAACGCGCGAATGGTTCAATACGGCAAGAAATTATGCCCTTTATGCCAATGAATCTGGCCTATATGACGATATTTTGGCCTATCTAAAAATCAAAAAGTAG
- a CDS encoding tetratricopeptide repeat protein — MSEAQILKAVFYFRQNRFEEAEKELYQVLGQQPNDVEALSLLARCQIKLDKNEAALATIRQALALSPDDDQMIFQHARVLYLIDRSEEAVEQIEAAIRINPAEAIYFGLLADLKLHMKKYDEALAYADQGLSLDPEDAYCLNTRASALIKLKRPNDAFDTIATSLENDPENSFTHTNFGWSKLETGHHKAALEHFREALRLNPTNEYAQAGMVEAIKAKNVFYRLFLRYVFWMNRMSAKYQWGFIIGVYLLFRVLQGVAESNPEWQPFLMPLVYAYLVFALSTWFMEPLANLFLLVNPYGRYALSRKERLSALLVGISLVCSIGSIVAYLVSSYESFMATAFFFFGMMIPLASMFKPAKPKPRKQLIGYAIGLGVVGLLGLIPMWLSGTLEFNLFSTVFLIGLFVYQWVANAKMGSRY, encoded by the coding sequence ATGTCTGAAGCCCAAATATTGAAGGCTGTTTTCTACTTTCGACAAAATCGTTTTGAAGAAGCAGAGAAGGAATTGTACCAGGTACTAGGACAGCAGCCTAATGACGTTGAGGCGCTGAGCCTATTGGCCAGGTGCCAGATCAAACTAGACAAGAATGAAGCTGCGCTAGCTACCATCCGTCAGGCTCTGGCCCTAAGCCCAGATGATGACCAGATGATTTTTCAGCATGCAAGGGTGCTATACCTGATTGATCGCTCCGAAGAAGCCGTGGAACAAATTGAGGCAGCTATTCGCATTAATCCTGCGGAAGCTATTTATTTTGGCCTACTGGCCGACCTCAAACTTCACATGAAAAAATACGATGAGGCCTTAGCGTACGCCGATCAGGGCCTAAGCCTCGATCCGGAGGATGCCTATTGCCTGAATACCCGTGCCTCGGCCCTCATCAAGCTCAAGCGTCCCAATGACGCCTTTGACACCATCGCCACTTCGTTGGAAAACGATCCCGAAAACAGCTTTACACATACCAATTTCGGCTGGTCAAAGCTGGAAACCGGACACCACAAAGCGGCTCTGGAACACTTCCGGGAAGCCCTCCGCCTCAATCCTACCAACGAATATGCCCAGGCGGGCATGGTAGAAGCTATTAAGGCAAAAAATGTGTTTTACCGTTTGTTTCTCCGTTACGTATTTTGGATGAACCGCATGTCAGCCAAATACCAATGGGGTTTTATTATCGGAGTTTACCTTCTGTTTAGAGTGTTGCAAGGGGTTGCGGAAAGCAATCCAGAATGGCAACCCTTTCTAATGCCCTTGGTTTACGCCTATCTGGTTTTCGCCTTATCTACTTGGTTTATGGAACCTTTGGCCAACTTGTTCCTGCTGGTCAATCCTTATGGCCGTTATGCTTTATCCCGAAAAGAAAGGCTAAGTGCTTTGTTGGTTGGCATTTCTTTGGTTTGTTCCATCGGGAGTATTGTTGCTTATCTTGTTTCGAGCTACGAATCTTTCATGGCGACTGCTTTTTTCTTCTTTGGCATGATGATCCCATTGGCCTCTATGTTTAAACCTGCTAAACCCAAGCCTAGAAAACAACTTATTGGCTACGCTATAGGACTGGGTGTAGTGGGTTTGCTAGGCCTCATCCCCATGTGGCTAAGTGGCACCTTGGAATTTAATTTGTTTAGCACTGTTTTTTTGATTGGCCTCTTTGTTTACCAATGGGTAGCTAATGCTAAAATGGGGTCGAGGTATTAG